The genomic region GTCACCGTGGAACACGGCCTCGGATTTGATGTAGTTAATGAGTTGCTCGCGTGCGTCAGTCATAGCCTCAAGCTTATCGGCCCCTCCAACCTGCATCTATTTGCGACTTTCTGCGCCAAAGAACGGATTCTTGCGCAAAAACTCACAAATAGATGCAGGTTAGGGTGGGAGGGTGCGTATTGCTACCTGGAATGTGAACTCTGTCCGTGCCCGTGTTGACCGAATTGTCGACTGGCTTGTTCGTGAAGACGTTGACGTCTTGGGGATGCAGGAGATCAAGTGCAGGCCCGACCAATTTCCGCGCGCGCAGTTCGAGGCCGCCGGATACCACCTCGAAATCCACGGACTCAACCAGTGGAACGGCGTCGCCTTCGCCAGCAAGCACGAGATGACGGATGTCACCACCACGTTCGAGGGCATGCCCGGCTTCGGCGAGCCAGTGCAGCCAACACTCGACGGAAGCGGACCGGCGGTGGATGCCAACAACATCCCCCTCGAAGCCCGCGCCATGGGCGTCACGGTTGACGGCCTCCGCCTCTGGAGCCTCTACGTGCCAAACGGCCGCTCGCTCGACCACGCACACTACGCCTATAAGCTCGAGTGGCTGAAGGCCCTTCGCACCAACACCGAGCGCTGGCTGACCGAGAACCCGCAACTGCGCCTCGCGCTCATGGGCGACTGGAATATTGCGCCGACCGACGCCGACATGGGCGACCCATCCTTCACCCCTGGCGTTTCAACGCACGTGTCCGTTCCCGAGCGCGAAATGTTCGCGAGCTTCGAGGGCCTGGTTGGGGATGCTGTGCGCCCCTTCGCCCCAGAGGGCTTCACTTTCTGGGACTATAAGCAGCTGCGTTTCCCACGCGACGAGGGCATGCGCATCGACTTCATCATGGCCTCAGAGGCGTTCCGCGATCAGGTCGTTGATGCCCACATTGACCGCAACGAGCGCAAGGGCGACGCCCCCAGCGACCACGTTCCCGTTGTAGTCGACCTCGACCTGACCCTAAGCGACGAAGAGTACGAGGACGACGACATGCCCATGATCTTCGGCTAACACTCGCCACCCTGGCAGATGTGACGCAAGAGTTCCTTCCGACGTCCGGGTTGGAACTCTTGCGTCAGATCTGTGCCAGACGGAGCCGTGCGTATCCGGGGTTAGATCTGCAGGATTGCCTTCGCGATCGTGAAGTAGATGAGCAGGCCCGTCGCGTCACAGAACGTCGTGATGAACGGGGTCGAGAACACCGCGGGGTCAACGTGGATCGTCTTCGCAAGCAGCGGCATCGCGCCGCCAACCGTTGCCGCCATCGCACACACACACAGCAGCGTGAGGCCAATGACCGCGCCCGTTGGCACGTCGTACACAAGCGCCGCAAGCACAAATCCAAGGGACCCAAGCAAGAGCCCAAGCATCGTGCCAACCCGCACCTCACGCAGCAGGACAAGCCACACGTCACTCGTGCGCACGTCGCCGACAGCAAGCGCCCTGGTAATAGTGGTCGCCGCCTGCGAGCCGGTATTCCCTCCCGTGCCCGTGAGCAGCGGGATGAACAGCGCAAGCACAACCTTTTGCTCAAGCGTGGCCTCAAAGATTTCGAGCACCTGGACGGTCAGCAGCGCGGAAACCGCAAGCACCAGCAGCCACACCACGCGCGACCTCGCGATGGAGAAGATCGAGGTCGACAGGTAGGGGCGGCGCAGCGGCTCGCTCCCGCCGGCGCGCGCAACATCCTCCGCCTCGGCGTCACGAAGGATCTGGTGGGCATCGTCAACAGTCAGGATGCCGAGCAGTCGGGTTTCGCTATCCACAATTGGCAGGGCGAGGTATTCGTGGTCGGCGCACGTTCGGGCGGCTTCCTCAGCCGAGTCTGTTGCGAGCGCGTACTCCGGCTCGCTCATGAGCTCACCAATCGTCGCGTCCGGATCGCTCGCGAGCACTTCGCGAAGGCTCACGATGCCAACGAGCCGTTTCACATCGTTTGTCACCGGGATCGTATAGATCGTCTCCGCGTCGGCAGCTTTTGCGCGCACGTCATCGAGAGTGCGCGCGGCGGTGTACCAGGGGTGCGCATGCACGTATTCCGGGCTCATCCGCCGACCGACCGACCCGGATCGATAGCCGAGGATCGCGGTGGTAATCGCCCGATCCTTTGCCGAAAGCCCAAGCATGAGTCGCTGGGCAACGGATGCCGGCAGCTCGTCAACCAGCTGGGCACGGTCATCCGGGTCCAGCTCGCTGAACAGGCCGGTGACTTCGTCATCCCTCAGCGCGTGCACGAGGTCGCCCTGCACCGCCGGGTCGAGCATCTCAAACACTTCGAGTGCCCGCGACTTTGAGAGCAGCCGGTAGGTGACGGCCGCTTTTGCACGCGGCGAGCGTTCAATGACCTCGGTCACTTCGCGCGGGTTGAGCTCGTCGAGCAACCGGGAGGCCTGCAGCAAATCGCCAGCCGAAATCGCCTGATTCAATTCGTTTTCAACACGGATGAGCTCATCCATGGTTCACCCCCTGGTTGATCGCTGCGTGAAACGGGCTACCTGAACCTGCCTGCGTCGTGACGCGGAAGACCCTGTTCCATCGCTGGCACAGCCTATCAGCGGCGTGTTACAAGCAAGCGAGGGGGTTCAGCAATCGATCTGACTCAAATGGGTCTATTTGGTCATTGAACCGCACCTTTGGGTCAGGTGGATTGGATGCTCGCGCCGGACGGCAGGCACGGGTTGCGACGCGCGTAGTCTGCGATCACTACCCCGCAACAAACTCCGCGAGCTGCTTGCGGTCGGGGTATGAGGCCTGCGCGCCGTATCCCGTCGCCGCGTAGCTGCCAACCGTTGCCGCGAAGGCAGCTGCCTCGGCGAGCGAGGCGCCCTCGGCAAGGCGGAGCGCAAGTGAGCCCATGAACGCGTCGCCGCAGCCCGTGGTGTCAACTGCGGTGACGCGGGGCGAGGGGACGGTTTCGATAGCGGATGCTCCGTCAATCACTACGGCCCCGGCAGCGCCCATCGTGATGACGGCTCGGTCGATGCCCTTCGCGCGGAGCGAGGCGGCTACGGCATCCCAGTCGCCGGATGCCGACGAGACGCCAGCAAGATGCGCGGCCTCGTGCTCGTTGAGCAGGAGGACATCGGTGAGCTGCAGGAGCTCGTCGGGAACCGGCCCGTAGGGCGAGAGGTTGCAGAGCACCTGCGCGCCAGCCGAATGAGCCCGGCGCGCGGCGGCAAGAACCGTGTCGATGCCAACTTCGAGGCAGAGGCAGAGCACGCCAACATCCGAGAGGGAGTCGAAGGCACCGGCAACGTCATCCTGACCAAGCTTCCCGTTTGCACCGGCAGAAACGATGATCGTATTTTCGCCGGCGGCATCAACCGTGATGACGGCGGTGCCGGTTGCGACGCTTTCGAGCCGATCAACGTGCTCAAGGTCTACACCAGCGGCGACAAGCGAGTCGAGCAGCAGTTCACCGTTTGAATCGGCGCCAACAGCGCCAACCATGCTCACCCGCGCCCCGAGGCGACCGGCGGCAACCGCCTGGTTTGCGCCCTTACCGCCGGGGATGATGGAGAGTTCCGAACCGTGCAGGGTCTCCCCTGCCTTGGGGAACCGTTCGGTGCGCACAACGAGGTCGGCGTTGAGCGAGCCAACCACAAGAATTCGTGATGGGTCAGAGGTCTGCACGGGGTTACTCCTTTTCAGAACGTAAGAAGGGCCGGGTATCCGCAAGCGCGAGTACCCGGCCCGACCTGATGGTGTTGACTATACCGATGCCTTGGCCGACGCGGTTCCGACCTCGGCCCCAACGGGCTTCGGGATGAGGAACGACAGCACAAGCGCAACGGCCGTAATACCGGCACCAAGCAACATTGCGTTGCTGTAGCCAGTCGTTGAGTCGCTGCCAGCTGGCGAGCCGAGCACCTGCAGCGCAGGGAGCGCAACGAAGCTCAGCCCGGCGCCAAGGTTGAACGCACCGGCGTTCAGACCGGGAAGGAAGCCAGGGTTGTCTGCTGGTGACAGCACAATGCCGAGGCCGTTGAGCATGATATTTCCGATACCAGCGTAGGTCGCACCAATCAGCACGGTTGCTGCGATGAGCACCGGAAGCGAGTGCACGCCCACAAAGGCCATGACGGCGGTCGCAATGATGCTTCCGACAAGCCCGAAGCGCAGCACGTTCAGGTAGCCAAACGTTGGCGCGAGGCGGCCGGCAAACGGCCCAACAAGCCATCCAACGAGGGCGTAGGGCGTGAGGAACAGCAGCGACGCGAGGTCGGCCTCCATCCCAAAACCAGCCTCTGGGTTCTGCGCAATGGACATAACCATGCCGTTGACGACCGCGAAGATTCCCGTCATCGTGAGCAACGTGGTGAGGAGGAGCGCCCAGGTGCTGCGGCGACGCAGGTACTTGGTCGGGATGAGCGGCTCGTTGATGCGGTTCTCGAGCATCCAGAAGATCACGAAGGCAACAACCGCAACAACAACGCTGATGCCAACGCTGATCCAGTTGGCTGCGCCGAGCTTGCCCGCCTCGTTAAAGGCGGTGAGCAGCGCGGCCACCGAGACCACCAGCGGGAGCACGCCCCACCAGTCCATCTTGGTGCCCTTCGAAGGCCGTGACTCGGATGCCCAGACCAAGACCATGACGATAGCGATGGCTGCAACAACAGCCATGACCCAGAACACCGAGCGGAAGCCGTGGTTCGTCACGAGCCATCCGCCAGCAAGCGCATCCACGCCGGCAATGCCACCGTTGACGGCGGTAATGAGGCCCATCATCGCGCCGTAACGCTTCGGATCGGTGATCTCGGCGCGCAGCATAAGCAGCGTGATCGGCACAACCGGGCCTGAAACACCCTGGATAATACGGCCGATAAACAGCATCTCAACGTTGACGGCGAGGGCCGCAACAACCGTACCGACAAGCATCACGATGAGCATGCCTGCGAGGACGCGCTTGCGCCCAGCAATATCGCTCAGTCGCGGAAGGAACAGCGAGAACAGCGCCGCCGTTGTGAAGAACATGGTCTGCGAGAGACCAATCGTGGCATCATCGGTGTTCAGCTCGCGGGCCATCGAAACAAGCGCGGGGCTCAGCATGCTTGCGTTCAGCTGGAACGCAACACACGCGGCGAGCAGCGCCGTCATGAGCGCGCCGATGCGCACTCCGGATTTGTTCAGGATGTCGTTCACAGTTCGACCTCGCCAATGTTGTTGAGGGCATCGATAATGAGGTCCCAGAAACGGTCGGCGTCGAGGGTCGTTGCTGCCCACGTCGTGCAATCGTCAGGAGCGGGTGCGCGGAAGTCCGCGACGGTCATGCCAAGCGTGAGGGTTCCCGTGAGCTCGATGTCGATTGGCACCTTGACGGTCTGCACAATCGTGGGATCGATGACGTACGCAACCGCGCAGGGGTCGTGAACGGGCGGTGAGTCGAAGCCCTGAGCATCCTTATAGGTGATGCCAAAGAACTCAAGCAACTCAACGACAAATTGGGCAGGCTTGGTACCAACCGCCTGCACCTTCTCAACTACCTCAGGGGTTGCGAGGGCCTGGTGCGTGAGGTCGAGTCCGACCATCACAACTGGCCAGGACTCGTTAAACACGATGTGCGCGGCTTCCGGGTCAATCTTGATGTTGAACTCGGCGACGGCCGACCAGTTTCCTACGTGGTAGCCACCGCCCATAAGCACAACCTCTTTGACCCGCTCAACGATGCGAGGCTCCTTGCGGGCGGCGAGGGCAATGTTCGTGAGGCCACCGGTGGGGACGAGGGTAATCTCGCCCGGCTCGTGGGCCATGATCGTGTCGATGATGAGGTCGACGGCGTGACGGCTATCCAGCTCAATCGACGGCTCTGGGAGGACGGGACCGTCCATGCCGGATTCGCCATGGATATCCGGGGCGTTCTCGATCGTGCGGACCAGCGGGCGGTCAGCACCTGCGGCAAACGGCACGCCAGTGATGCCTGCAATGCGCGCAACGGCAAGCGCATTCCGCGTCACCTTTGGCAGCGTCTGGTTGCCCACAACGGTTGTCACGGCAAGCAGCTCGATCTCGGGGTTTCCGTGAGCAAGCAGAATGGCGATGGCATCGTCGTGACCTGGGTCGCAATCGAGGATTATCTTCTTCGTCATCATTCTCCACATCGTTGGGGCGGCAGAACCGATGGATTTCGGCCCAACCTGTCTACGTCAAGCGCTTTACGCTAACATATTTTCACGTCAAGCGCTTAACGTTATTCGGATTCTTGTCAAAACCCCCAAAGATTGGCCGATTTCCGCGGGATTTGCTGTGCGAGAGGCATCCACTCATCGACGACGGGAAATCCACGCATCCCGGCGCGATTAAGAGTGAATTTCCCGCCGCCGATTGGATGCTGTGGGATTCGGGGGTCCGGATGCGCGGGACTGCAGGAGCGGGCAAGCAGACCCCCGGCGTGAGTTCGCTACGATCGACATGTGCCAGAAACCCCCGCAACCAGCAGACGAGCCACCCATGTGACGGCCGCCATGGTCGCTGCCCGCGCGGGAACATCCGTGGCCACCGTCTCGCTCGTGGTCAACGACAAGACCAAAGGCCGGGTTTCTGACGAAAACATCGAGCGAGTTCGCCAGGCAATCACCGATCTCAACTACATCGTTGACCACGCGGCAAGCTCGCTCGCCAGGGGAACAAGCAACATCATCCTGCTCGTGACCCCCGACGTCTCTAACCCCTTCTTTGGCCGAGTCATCTCCGGTATCCAGGCCGAGATCGGCGACCGCTACCAGCTGCTGCTCTCAACCACAGGCGAGGGGCAGATTCCCACCGCGGCAAGCGTCAACCAGCTCACCGCGTTGCGCCCGGCAGGCCTGCTCATCGATGCACCCAACGACGCCTTTCTGCGCGATCTTCCCCGCGAAACAGCGGTTGTGCTGCTGGATGCGCCCGGCGACGAAGACCAAGCGGCCACCGTCAACTTTGACCTCAAAAGCGGCGTGCACGACCTCGTGGAGCACTTGCACGAGCTCGGACATCGGCAGATCGCGTACATCGCTGGACGCACGGGAACCGAGACGTTCTTGCTTCGCCGCCGCCTGCTTGAAGAATCCGCGGCCGCAAGGGGCATGGTCATCCACTCGGCGGATAATTCGGACAGCCTCATTAACCTCGACCGCGCCGCAGAGGCATTCACCACGTCTTGGCCGGAGTGGCATGCACGCGGCGTGACCGCCGTGGTCTGCGCCACGGATACCCACGCCTACGGGGCGCTCCAAGCCGCGATCAACCTTGGTCTTCGCGTGCCAGAGGATGTCGCAATCACCGGCTTCGACAATCTGCCGTATTCGACTATCACGTCGCCGCCACTGACAACTGTTTCCTTGCCTGGCAAGGAGTTGGGCCGAGTCAGTGCCCAGCAGCTATTGGCTCAGATCGAGGGCCGCGAGGTTGACCTGCATCCGGTGCTGCCAGCCCGCCTCATCCGCCGCGCATCCACGCTCGGCCTATCCGCCAACTAGCTCCCCCTCCCTGCCCCCAACCTGCATCTATTTGCGAGTTTCTGCGCGAAAAACGTGAATTTGCGGCAGAAACTCGCAAATAGATGCAGGTTCGCCTCGGGATGCAGTGGTCAGGATTCATTCCCGGGCCAGAAGTTGAAGCGTCAATCATTACGTCACGTTACGCTGCGTGGCACCGTGTTTCGTCGGCCCTAGGCAACGCGCTTTCACGCGCCTAACCTAAACACTCAGGCCCAGCCCCCGCGGACCAAATCAGCACACCAACTGCCTCATTTACCGTCGAACACCAACACAGTTTTCGATTTCACGAAAGGAACGCACCTTGTCTTTCAGCAGCTCACGCTTAACAAAGACCGCCTCGCGGATCACCGCAGGTATCGCTCTTATTACCGCCGCATCGCTCATGGCTGCTTGCTCGTCGAGTGCTCCAGAGAAGTCGGATTCAGCCGCGGCTGGCGAACCAAAGACCGGCGGAACCGCCGTCTACCTCGAGCAGCAGACCTACACGAACCTGTATCCACCGGCCGCGGGCTTCTACCCCAACGGTGGAATCGTGAACAACATCACGGACCGCCTCGTCTACCAAGACCCAGAGACGCTCGAGTTCGAGCCGTGGATCGCAACGGAATGGGAAGTTAACGACACCGCAACCGAGTACACCTTCACCATTCGTGACGGCGTGACGTTCTCTGACGGTAGCAAGCTTGACGCCGACGCCGTTGCCAAGAACTTCGACCTCTACGGCAAGGGCAACACCGATAAGGCACTGACCATCTCGGAGGCCATCAACAACTACGACCACAGCGAGGTTGTAGACCCGACAACGGTCAAGTTCTTCTTCAGCAAGCCTTCACCAGGTTTCCTGCAGGCGACCTCAACCATCAACTCAGGCCTGCTCTCGCCGAAGACGCTCGACCTCGATCTTGAAGGCTTTGGCGCAGGCAACGGGACCGACATCATCGGCAGCGGCCCCTTCACAATCACCGACGAGAAGATCGGCACCGAGCTCACGCTCACGGCCCGCGACGACTACGACTGGGCTCCCCCATCGGCAGAGCACCAGGGCCGCGCCTACGTTGACGCGGTGCAGTTCATCGTGACTCCTGAGGACAGCGTCCGCGTCGGCTCACTCATCGCCGGCCAGGCCGACATCGTTCGCGCCGTAGAAGCGCAGGATGAGAAGCAAGTTGAGGATGCTGGACTCACCGTCTACGCCCCGCAGACCAACGGCGTCAACAACGCCCTCAACCTGCGGTTTGGCAACAAGCTGCTCTCCGACATCAAGGTTCGCCAGGCGCTCATTGCTGGCATCGACCGCGAAGAAGTCATCAACACGATCTACACGAAGAACTATCCGCTCGCCACGTCAACGCTCAGCAAGACGGCAAAGGGATACGTTGACGAATCGGCGACGCTCACCTACGACCCGACCAAAGCCGAGGCGCTCCTCGACGAGGCCGGCTGGAAGGTTGGCAGCGATGGCATCCGCGAGAAGGATGGCACCAAGCTCACGCTTGTTGTCAACGAGGCTGCACCCCAGCCACGCTCCTTCGAGGCGCTGACGCTTATCAGCCAGCAGCTCGCAAAGATCGGCGTTGACCTGCAGATCCTGAAGGCAGACGCCGGAACATATGCAAAGGCCATCCTCGATCAGGACCAGGTGCAGATCTACCACTCGATGGTTGGACGCGCCGACCTCGACGTGATCAAGAGCCAGTACTACTCGGCAAACCGCAACGTGCTGCAGAACCTGAACTCGAACACGGGCGAGATCGCAGACCCGCAGCTCGAGACCCTGCTCGAAGCGGTGGCTTCTGAGCCAGACCCCGCAAAGCGCCTCGAGAACGACAAGGCAGTTCAGGATTACCTGGCCGAGCAGGCCTACGTGATCCCACTGTTCGAGGAGCCACAGGTCTACAGCGCCGCCAACTGGGTGCAGGGACTTGGCTTCGAGTCGGTAGCCCGCCCAACGTTCTACAACGTGTGGCTCGACAAGTAACAACCGATTGACCCTGTGGGGGTGGCGCGCAACGCGTCACCCCCACAGGCACATCCTCATCCACTCGAAGAACCGCATCCACTGCGGCCACACGGAAGGAGCAACATGGGCTACATCGCACGCCGACTTGGGCAGGCCATCATTGTGCTCTTCATTGCGTTCACGGGAGCGTTCCTCCTGCTGCAGGCGCTGCCGGGCGACGCCCTGCTCATCAAGTTTGAAAACCCGGAGCTCGGGCTCTCGCAAGAACAGATCGCGGCCGTCAGGGAGACCTACGGAGCGAACATCCCACTTCCCGTGCAGTTCTGGCACACGTTTACCGGTTTCCTGAGCGGCGACTTCGGATACTCGGTGCAGAGCGGGACGGCCGTTCGGGTACTGCTCGCCGAGGTGCTACCGGCGACCCTGCTGCTCGCAGGAGTCGGTTTTGTTGTTGCGGTCTTTGTTGCCGTATCCATCGCGTTCCTCTCAACATTCACCCGGTTCGCCTGGATTCGCGGGGTGCTTCGCTCGCTCCCCTCGCTGTTTGTGTCGGTTCCCGTGTTTTGGCTCGGCATCATCCTCATCCAGGTGTTTTCGTTCCGGCTTGGGTTGATCCCCGTCATCAACCCATCTCCAGTGCAGGCACTCATCCTGCCCGTACTGACCCTCGCCGTGCCTATCTCGGCACCGCTCGCACAGATCCTCACCCGAAGCATTGACGACATCTCAACGCAGCCATTCATCGCAGTTGTCACGGCAAAGGGCGCGTCTCGATCGTGGGTACTCTTCCGCAACGTTGCCAAAAACGCGCTGCTGCCAACGCTGACCATCGCGGGCATCCTGTTTGGTGAACTCATCGCCGGCGCGGTTGTGACCGAAACGGTGTTTGGCCGAGCTGGCCTTGGCCGTCTCACGGAGCAGGCCGTTGCGAATCAGGACACCCCGGTGCTCATGGCCGTAGTGCTCGTCGCCGCGCTCGTCTTTGTCATCGTCAACCTCATCGTTGACCTGCTGTATCCAGTGCTCGATCCCCGCCTCAAACGGAAGGTTGGTGCCAACGCATGACCTCAAGCATTACGTCGGCCGCCGAAATCGCCGCCCTCGAAACCCCACCACCAGCCGAGCCCGCCGTGCAGCGCGCGCTCAACAGCCGCCCGCCAAAACAGCGCAAGTCGCTCAAGGTAAGGCTCCGTCGGCTGCAGCCGACACTTATCCTCGCGTTCATCATCATCGCCGTTGTGCTCGCCTGGGCGATTGCCCCGGGCTTCTTTACGCAGTACAACCCGATTCAGGGCAATGCGGCAGACGCGCTGCAGGCACCAAGCTGGGCGCACCTGTTTGGCACGGATGCCACCGGTCGCGACATGTTCTCTCGCACGGTCTACGGCGCGGTCCACTCGCTCACCGGCGCGGTTGTCGCCGTGACGGTTGGTCTTGTCCTCGGCACGCTCATCGGCGTTGTGGCCGGCTCCGTCGGGGGCGCGATTGACGACATCCTCATGCGCCTCGTGGATGTGCTGCTCGCCATCCCAGCCCTGCTGCTTGCCCTCAGCATCATTATCCTGCTCGGATTTGGCACAACCAATGCCGCTTTTGCGGTTGGTATTACGAGCGTCGCGGCGTTTGCCCGCCTTGCCCGTTCAGAGGTGGTCAAGGTGCGCCGCAGCGACTACGTCGAGGCGGCATTTGGCAGCGGCGGACGCTACTTTGCGGTTCTCGCCCGCCACGTACTCCCCAACTCGCTTACCCCGGTCCTCGCGTTTGCGGCGCTGCAGTTTGGCACGGCCATCCTCGCAATCTCAACACTCGGCTTCCTTGGCTACGGCGCCCCACCCCCAACGCCAGAGTGGGGCCTCATGATCGCAGAAGGCCGCAACTACGTGGCAACCGCGTGGTGGCTCACGACCCTTCCAGGCCTCGTTGTGGTGCTCGTAGTGGTTTCGGCAAACAGAATTAGCGCATTTCTTGCGCGCAGGAGGTAACTCATGAGTGAATCCATTGGGGCAGAAGGCCCACCGCTCCTCGAACTTGATGGCCTGTCGGTTTCGTACGTAACCCGCGGCGAGCGCATCGGCGTTGTGCACGACGTGTCGCTCACCGTAAACCCCGGCGAGGTTGTTGCGGTGGTTGGCGAGTCCGGCTCAGGCAAAACCACCACGGCCCAGTCCGTGATCGGCCTGCTTGCCGAGAACGGCCACATCGACAGCGGCGAAATCCGCATCAATGGGGTGGATGTCGCCGGCTGGTCGCCGAAGCAATTCCAGTCCATCCGCGGCAAGCAGATAGGCCTCATCCCTCAGGACCCGAACAACTCGCTCAACCCGGTGAAGACGATCGGGGCGAGCCTGTCTGAGGTGTTGCGCATCCATAAATGGGGCGACAAGAAAAAGACGCACGAGAAGGTCATCGAGCTGCTGACCCGCGTTGGCATCCCCGAGCCCGAGCTGCGCGCAAAGCAGTACCCGCACGAGCTCTCTGGCGGAATGAAACAGCGCGTGCTCATAGCGAGCGCGATCGCCCTCGAACCAG from Lysinibacter cavernae harbors:
- a CDS encoding PfkB family carbohydrate kinase, with product MQTSDPSRILVVGSLNADLVVRTERFPKAGETLHGSELSIIPGGKGANQAVAAGRLGARVSMVGAVGADSNGELLLDSLVAAGVDLEHVDRLESVATGTAVITVDAAGENTIIVSAGANGKLGQDDVAGAFDSLSDVGVLCLCLEVGIDTVLAAARRAHSAGAQVLCNLSPYGPVPDELLQLTDVLLLNEHEAAHLAGVSSASGDWDAVAASLRAKGIDRAVITMGAAGAVVIDGASAIETVPSPRVTAVDTTGCGDAFMGSLALRLAEGASLAEAAAFAATVGSYAATGYGAQASYPDRKQLAEFVAG
- a CDS encoding ABC transporter permease, which translates into the protein MTSSITSAAEIAALETPPPAEPAVQRALNSRPPKQRKSLKVRLRRLQPTLILAFIIIAVVLAWAIAPGFFTQYNPIQGNAADALQAPSWAHLFGTDATGRDMFSRTVYGAVHSLTGAVVAVTVGLVLGTLIGVVAGSVGGAIDDILMRLVDVLLAIPALLLALSIIILLGFGTTNAAFAVGITSVAAFARLARSEVVKVRRSDYVEAAFGSGGRYFAVLARHVLPNSLTPVLAFAALQFGTAILAISTLGFLGYGAPPPTPEWGLMIAEGRNYVATAWWLTTLPGLVVVLVVVSANRISAFLARRR
- a CDS encoding exodeoxyribonuclease III, producing MRIATWNVNSVRARVDRIVDWLVREDVDVLGMQEIKCRPDQFPRAQFEAAGYHLEIHGLNQWNGVAFASKHEMTDVTTTFEGMPGFGEPVQPTLDGSGPAVDANNIPLEARAMGVTVDGLRLWSLYVPNGRSLDHAHYAYKLEWLKALRTNTERWLTENPQLRLALMGDWNIAPTDADMGDPSFTPGVSTHVSVPEREMFASFEGLVGDAVRPFAPEGFTFWDYKQLRFPRDEGMRIDFIMASEAFRDQVVDAHIDRNERKGDAPSDHVPVVVDLDLTLSDEEYEDDDMPMIFG
- a CDS encoding ABC transporter permease, whose amino-acid sequence is MGYIARRLGQAIIVLFIAFTGAFLLLQALPGDALLIKFENPELGLSQEQIAAVRETYGANIPLPVQFWHTFTGFLSGDFGYSVQSGTAVRVLLAEVLPATLLLAGVGFVVAVFVAVSIAFLSTFTRFAWIRGVLRSLPSLFVSVPVFWLGIILIQVFSFRLGLIPVINPSPVQALILPVLTLAVPISAPLAQILTRSIDDISTQPFIAVVTAKGASRSWVLFRNVAKNALLPTLTIAGILFGELIAGAVVTETVFGRAGLGRLTEQAVANQDTPVLMAVVLVAALVFVIVNLIVDLLYPVLDPRLKRKVGANA
- a CDS encoding LacI family DNA-binding transcriptional regulator; the protein is MPETPATSRRATHVTAAMVAARAGTSVATVSLVVNDKTKGRVSDENIERVRQAITDLNYIVDHAASSLARGTSNIILLVTPDVSNPFFGRVISGIQAEIGDRYQLLLSTTGEGQIPTAASVNQLTALRPAGLLIDAPNDAFLRDLPRETAVVLLDAPGDEDQAATVNFDLKSGVHDLVEHLHELGHRQIAYIAGRTGTETFLLRRRLLEESAAARGMVIHSADNSDSLINLDRAAEAFTTSWPEWHARGVTAVVCATDTHAYGALQAAINLGLRVPEDVAITGFDNLPYSTITSPPLTTVSLPGKELGRVSAQQLLAQIEGREVDLHPVLPARLIRRASTLGLSAN
- the mgtE gene encoding magnesium transporter, translating into MDELIRVENELNQAISAGDLLQASRLLDELNPREVTEVIERSPRAKAAVTYRLLSKSRALEVFEMLDPAVQGDLVHALRDDEVTGLFSELDPDDRAQLVDELPASVAQRLMLGLSAKDRAITTAILGYRSGSVGRRMSPEYVHAHPWYTAARTLDDVRAKAADAETIYTIPVTNDVKRLVGIVSLREVLASDPDATIGELMSEPEYALATDSAEEAARTCADHEYLALPIVDSETRLLGILTVDDAHQILRDAEAEDVARAGGSEPLRRPYLSTSIFSIARSRVVWLLVLAVSALLTVQVLEIFEATLEQKVVLALFIPLLTGTGGNTGSQAATTITRALAVGDVRTSDVWLVLLREVRVGTMLGLLLGSLGFVLAALVYDVPTGAVIGLTLLCVCAMAATVGGAMPLLAKTIHVDPAVFSTPFITTFCDATGLLIYFTIAKAILQI
- a CDS encoding nucleoside hydrolase, with translation MMTKKIILDCDPGHDDAIAILLAHGNPEIELLAVTTVVGNQTLPKVTRNALAVARIAGITGVPFAAGADRPLVRTIENAPDIHGESGMDGPVLPEPSIELDSRHAVDLIIDTIMAHEPGEITLVPTGGLTNIALAARKEPRIVERVKEVVLMGGGYHVGNWSAVAEFNIKIDPEAAHIVFNESWPVVMVGLDLTHQALATPEVVEKVQAVGTKPAQFVVELLEFFGITYKDAQGFDSPPVHDPCAVAYVIDPTIVQTVKVPIDIELTGTLTLGMTVADFRAPAPDDCTTWAATTLDADRFWDLIIDALNNIGEVEL
- a CDS encoding TIGR04028 family ABC transporter substrate-binding protein, encoding MAACSSSAPEKSDSAAAGEPKTGGTAVYLEQQTYTNLYPPAAGFYPNGGIVNNITDRLVYQDPETLEFEPWIATEWEVNDTATEYTFTIRDGVTFSDGSKLDADAVAKNFDLYGKGNTDKALTISEAINNYDHSEVVDPTTVKFFFSKPSPGFLQATSTINSGLLSPKTLDLDLEGFGAGNGTDIIGSGPFTITDEKIGTELTLTARDDYDWAPPSAEHQGRAYVDAVQFIVTPEDSVRVGSLIAGQADIVRAVEAQDEKQVEDAGLTVYAPQTNGVNNALNLRFGNKLLSDIKVRQALIAGIDREEVINTIYTKNYPLATSTLSKTAKGYVDESATLTYDPTKAEALLDEAGWKVGSDGIREKDGTKLTLVVNEAAPQPRSFEALTLISQQLAKIGVDLQILKADAGTYAKAILDQDQVQIYHSMVGRADLDVIKSQYYSANRNVLQNLNSNTGEIADPQLETLLEAVASEPDPAKRLENDKAVQDYLAEQAYVIPLFEEPQVYSAANWVQGLGFESVARPTFYNVWLDK
- a CDS encoding MFS transporter, with product MTALLAACVAFQLNASMLSPALVSMARELNTDDATIGLSQTMFFTTAALFSLFLPRLSDIAGRKRVLAGMLIVMLVGTVVAALAVNVEMLFIGRIIQGVSGPVVPITLLMLRAEITDPKRYGAMMGLITAVNGGIAGVDALAGGWLVTNHGFRSVFWVMAVVAAIAIVMVLVWASESRPSKGTKMDWWGVLPLVVSVAALLTAFNEAGKLGAANWISVGISVVVAVVAFVIFWMLENRINEPLIPTKYLRRRSTWALLLTTLLTMTGIFAVVNGMVMSIAQNPEAGFGMEADLASLLFLTPYALVGWLVGPFAGRLAPTFGYLNVLRFGLVGSIIATAVMAFVGVHSLPVLIAATVLIGATYAGIGNIMLNGLGIVLSPADNPGFLPGLNAGAFNLGAGLSFVALPALQVLGSPAGSDSTTGYSNAMLLGAGITAVALVLSFLIPKPVGAEVGTASAKASV